A portion of the Fibrobacter sp. genome contains these proteins:
- a CDS encoding flagellin, protein MRINHNINSMYTQGALVKTNRDLSKSLEKLSTGLRINRASDDAAGLAISENLRAQVRGAAQAQRNALDGTALLQIAEGATNEISEILQRMRELAIQAANDTLTSTERNYANQEFDALRKEIDRISAVTNYNGMELISSSASRFGLSGASTNTSFWIDSDSTAGVDSITVTLETMTVSSLNSNLNTASLTTQSNAASAISYIDTAMDSVNSSRAKIGAYINRLEHAINNLMVSETNQQSAESMIRDVNFANETTRFTRNQILLQSGTAMLAQSNMVPQSVLSLLG, encoded by the coding sequence ATGCGTATCAATCATAACATCAATTCAATGTACACCCAGGGTGCCCTTGTAAAAACAAACAGGGATCTGAGCAAGTCTCTGGAAAAACTCTCCACAGGTTTACGGATCAACAGAGCAAGTGATGATGCAGCAGGTCTGGCGATTTCCGAGAATTTACGGGCACAGGTCCGTGGTGCAGCACAGGCTCAGCGTAATGCGTTGGATGGAACAGCACTTCTGCAGATCGCTGAAGGGGCGACAAACGAGATTTCTGAGATTCTTCAGAGGATGCGTGAACTGGCAATCCAGGCAGCCAACGACACACTGACATCCACAGAACGGAATTACGCCAACCAGGAGTTTGATGCTCTTCGGAAAGAGATTGACAGGATCTCTGCAGTTACAAACTATAACGGTATGGAACTGATATCCAGCAGTGCCAGCCGGTTTGGTTTGTCCGGAGCATCAACAAACACTTCATTCTGGATCGATTCCGACTCTACAGCCGGAGTTGACAGTATTACAGTCACACTGGAAACAATGACTGTAAGCAGTCTGAACTCCAATCTTAACACTGCGAGCCTTACAACTCAAAGTAACGCTGCAAGTGCCATATCCTATATCGATACAGCTATGGACAGCGTGAACAGTTCCAGAGCCAAAATCGGTGCATATATCAACAGGCTCGAACATGCTATAAACAACCTGATGGTAAGTGAAACAAACCAGCAGTCTGCAGAATCAATGATCAGAGATGTAAACTTTGCAAACGAGACTACAAGGTTTACAAGGAATCAGATACTGTTACAGTCAGGCACAGCCATGCTTGCACAATCAAACATGGTTCCACAAAGTGTCCTGTCACTGCTTGGCTGA
- a CDS encoding FprA family A-type flavoprotein: MKAVRLTENIYWVGGIDWDLRNFHGYLTPRGSTYNAYLIIDDNITLIDTVKHYLYDEMISRISSVIDPAKINTIISNHVEMDHSGGLPRLMDLIPEARLITSPNGEKGLRDHYRKDWNFSVVKTGDSVKLGKHTLQFILTPMIHWPDNMVCYCPEEKILFSNDSFGQHIATTERFDDEVGEAIVIEEAQKYYGNIVLSYNSQVQKELEAASHLEINTIAPSHGLIWRSYIGKIVSKYSKWAYNQTEKRALIIYDTMWKSTAMIAEAISDGFENRDIKVKMFNLKESHISDIMTDVVEAKYICVGSSTLNSNMLPSVSAFLTYLRALSPKERTGLAFGSYGWGGQSIDQVDEGLKMCGFEMLEKIRCKYIPAPETLSEITSKIEKSV; this comes from the coding sequence ATGAAAGCAGTGAGATTGACGGAAAATATCTACTGGGTCGGAGGAATCGACTGGGATTTAAGAAACTTCCATGGCTATCTCACCCCCAGGGGTTCCACCTACAACGCTTATTTGATAATTGATGATAACATTACGCTTATTGACACTGTAAAGCATTATCTCTATGATGAGATGATCTCGAGGATCTCGTCTGTAATCGACCCGGCAAAAATTAACACCATTATATCCAATCATGTCGAAATGGATCATTCCGGCGGACTACCACGTCTCATGGATTTGATTCCTGAAGCCAGACTGATCACATCACCTAACGGTGAGAAAGGTCTCAGGGATCACTACCGCAAGGACTGGAATTTCTCAGTTGTGAAAACTGGTGATTCCGTAAAACTTGGCAAGCATACGCTCCAGTTTATCCTTACCCCCATGATCCACTGGCCTGACAATATGGTCTGCTACTGTCCCGAGGAAAAAATTCTCTTCTCGAACGATTCTTTCGGACAGCATATTGCTACAACGGAGCGGTTTGATGATGAAGTTGGTGAAGCGATTGTGATCGAGGAGGCACAGAAGTATTACGGGAATATAGTGCTCTCCTATAATTCCCAGGTACAGAAGGAACTTGAGGCAGCATCACACCTGGAAATTAATACAATCGCTCCCAGCCACGGACTTATCTGGCGTTCATACATCGGGAAGATCGTCAGCAAGTACAGCAAATGGGCCTACAACCAGACAGAGAAACGGGCTCTTATCATTTATGATACGATGTGGAAGTCAACTGCCATGATAGCGGAAGCAATAAGTGATGGTTTCGAAAACCGCGACATTAAAGTCAAGATGTTCAACCTTAAGGAGAGCCACATTTCCGATATTATGACCGATGTTGTTGAGGCCAAATATATATGTGTCGGTTCATCCACTCTGAACTCGAACATGCTGCCGTCAGTTTCCGCTTTTCTGACATACCTTCGGGCACTTTCTCCCAAAGAAAGAACCGGGCTTGCATTCGGCTCTTATGGCTGGGGAGGACAGAGTATCGATCAGGTGGATGAGGGTCTGAAGATGTGCGGATTTGAAATGCTTGAAAAGATACGCTGCAAATACATTCCGGCCCCGGAGACTCTTTCAGAGATAACATCAAAGATCGAAAAAAGCGTATAA
- the rlmD gene encoding 23S rRNA (uracil(1939)-C(5))-methyltransferase RlmD, with product MNVENEHPVKCRHFAECGGCSLLNLSCKEQLARKAKMLNKIFPEFTNNIIPSPESFYYRHKVQLPFGTAAGKTVLGCFTRDSHRVIDQKECYIQDRDLTAVAFAIREWAWKYNLTPYNEKNNTGFLRHILLRKGKDTGEILIGLVTNGKRPAGSRFLSRKLLELISGRLSPSAEIVGIVQNVNMRRTNVVLGEEEHTWWGRPFLKEKLGQLKFKLGISTFFQVNPFQTPNLYNEVLKWIPEKSDVLDIYSGTGSISLWVSSRASTVLGIEENRASVNAAKAAASLNGIRNVKFLAGDASVLFSDISGADYTVAIVDPPRKGLEQQMLEEIKKSGLKRLIYVSCNPESLASDIEHIKPQFRLISIQGFDMFPNTSHIECVVVLDRDQM from the coding sequence ATGAATGTTGAAAACGAACATCCGGTAAAATGCAGGCATTTTGCCGAATGCGGCGGATGTTCCCTTCTGAATCTCTCCTGCAAAGAGCAGCTTGCGCGAAAAGCGAAGATGCTCAATAAGATATTTCCTGAATTCACAAATAATATAATCCCCAGTCCTGAGTCCTTTTACTACAGGCACAAAGTTCAGCTTCCCTTCGGAACTGCTGCAGGAAAAACTGTGTTAGGCTGTTTCACGCGTGATTCGCACAGGGTAATAGATCAGAAGGAATGTTATATTCAGGACAGGGATCTTACAGCAGTTGCCTTTGCGATCAGGGAATGGGCATGGAAATACAATCTTACCCCCTATAATGAGAAAAACAATACAGGGTTTCTGCGTCACATTCTTCTCAGAAAAGGCAAAGATACAGGAGAAATCTTAATCGGACTGGTTACCAATGGCAAAAGACCGGCAGGATCACGTTTCCTTTCAAGAAAACTTCTTGAACTTATCAGCGGTCGCCTGAGCCCGTCAGCAGAGATCGTCGGAATTGTTCAAAATGTAAACATGCGCAGAACTAACGTTGTGCTGGGTGAAGAGGAACACACATGGTGGGGGAGACCTTTTCTGAAGGAGAAACTGGGACAGTTAAAATTCAAACTTGGAATCTCCACATTCTTTCAGGTAAACCCGTTTCAGACCCCGAATCTTTATAACGAGGTACTGAAATGGATTCCGGAGAAATCAGACGTACTTGACATTTACAGTGGAACGGGTAGTATCTCTCTCTGGGTGTCATCCCGGGCATCGACTGTACTTGGAATAGAGGAAAACAGGGCCTCCGTTAATGCAGCCAAAGCAGCAGCCTCTCTGAACGGGATAAGAAATGTCAAATTCCTGGCAGGTGATGCCTCTGTGCTTTTCTCTGATATATCCGGAGCGGATTACACAGTTGCGATTGTGGATCCGCCCAGAAAAGGCCTTGAACAGCAAATGCTTGAGGAAATTAAAAAATCAGGACTTAAACGTCTGATATATGTTTCCTGTAACCCGGAATCGCTCGCCTCTGATATTGAGCACATTAAGCCGCAATTCCGGCTCATATCTATCCAGGGATTTGATATGTTCCCCAACACATCCCATATTGAATGTGTTGTAGTTCTGGATAGAGACCAGATGTAA
- a CDS encoding universal stress protein, with product MGEKPKLDSSLKTLVPSLSIILPVHQPDNSMMPFVHALKLAYASKGELEIVDVRREEEAIEHIGVRDLLEKWGILPGSSSRSDVGEIGLRIKKIVKTGNKKAEIIKRLKRHSHDILVIGTQSSSRIGTLLGRNLAEYLAVYFRRITLFIPSGARPFVDMGTGNVNLRNIVIPVESPSFFSLMTAQLKKILSLFPESNPRIIGLKCGNCFPEPDPSLLENIHWETELHRESMAHSILSSARKHSADLIVMADNGRHTLLQKLIGNNTEQVLRYSECPVLSVSVQEN from the coding sequence ATGGGTGAAAAACCGAAATTGGATTCCTCCCTGAAAACCTTGGTACCCTCTCTCAGTATTATTCTTCCCGTTCATCAACCCGATAACTCTATGATGCCTTTTGTGCATGCATTGAAATTAGCCTATGCATCAAAAGGTGAACTGGAAATAGTCGATGTAAGAAGGGAAGAGGAAGCAATTGAGCATATTGGGGTCAGAGATCTGCTGGAAAAGTGGGGAATTCTCCCGGGCAGTTCCAGTCGAAGCGATGTCGGGGAGATAGGACTCCGAATTAAAAAAATCGTTAAAACAGGAAATAAGAAAGCTGAAATTATAAAAAGACTGAAACGGCATTCCCATGATATACTGGTTATAGGAACCCAGTCCTCCTCGCGCATAGGTACACTATTGGGAAGAAACCTGGCTGAATATCTGGCTGTTTATTTCAGACGTATCACTCTTTTCATTCCCTCCGGAGCTAGGCCTTTCGTTGATATGGGGACCGGAAATGTAAATCTGCGGAACATTGTCATTCCAGTTGAAAGTCCCTCGTTTTTTTCCCTGATGACAGCACAGTTAAAGAAAATTCTATCACTCTTTCCTGAATCGAACCCCAGAATCATCGGATTGAAATGTGGAAACTGTTTCCCTGAACCGGATCCTTCTCTTCTTGAAAACATTCACTGGGAAACTGAACTGCATCGTGAATCCATGGCTCATTCTATACTGAGCAGTGCCAGAAAACACAGTGCCGATCTGATAGTTATGGCAGATAATGGAAGACACACTCTTCTTCAGAAATTGATTGGAAATAATACTGAGCAGGTACTCAGGTATTCGGAATGTCCAGTGTTATCTGTGTCTGTGCAGGAAAATTAA
- a CDS encoding ParA family protein has translation MKIISVLNHKGGVGKTTFTGSVAQALSLLGFRVLAADNDSQHNLSSLFCVGVKSPCIRDVYLSDKEGAPAQFLRSIVKTELESLHLITSCRDLCDADVNDTGRLKQCLDACRLERFYDYLIIDNAPGIGKLQESAIIASHEIFVPTELKQFAVDGLLEMEQTIKSRYPEGGKITRIIPNFYKNTIRQNSFIEALKRLFPGRVTSTPIPLDQVFDEVVTEGKILFLHRLYSKGAAYYLKLVHELFDLNEEEIWEKVMEKRKKRLSDEARERFSNYRQQGSMA, from the coding sequence ATGAAAATCATCTCGGTTCTTAACCACAAAGGCGGTGTAGGCAAAACCACTTTCACCGGATCAGTCGCACAGGCACTTTCACTTCTTGGATTCAGGGTGCTTGCAGCTGATAATGACAGTCAGCACAATCTCTCCTCGCTCTTTTGTGTAGGAGTCAAGTCACCGTGTATCCGTGATGTTTACTTATCTGATAAAGAAGGAGCTCCTGCACAGTTCCTCCGTTCCATAGTCAAAACCGAGCTTGAAAGCCTTCATCTTATCACATCATGCAGAGATCTCTGTGATGCAGATGTCAATGATACAGGAAGATTGAAACAATGCCTCGATGCCTGCAGGCTCGAGAGATTTTATGATTATCTTATTATCGACAACGCTCCAGGAATCGGGAAACTGCAGGAATCAGCCATTATAGCTTCTCACGAAATATTTGTCCCGACAGAATTGAAACAGTTTGCTGTCGATGGGCTACTTGAGATGGAGCAGACAATTAAGTCGAGATATCCTGAGGGTGGAAAGATTACACGGATAATTCCCAATTTCTACAAAAACACAATAAGACAAAACTCTTTTATAGAAGCACTAAAGAGACTTTTTCCCGGGAGGGTCACCAGTACACCAATACCTCTGGATCAGGTCTTTGATGAAGTGGTGACTGAGGGCAAGATCTTATTCCTGCACAGGCTTTACTCAAAGGGAGCCGCCTATTATCTTAAACTTGTACACGAGCTATTCGATTTGAATGAGGAAGAGATCTGGGAAAAGGTCATGGAGAAGCGTAAGAAGAGGTTAAGTGACGAAGCAAGGGAAAGGTTTTCAAATTACAGACAGCAGGGGAGCATGGCATGA
- the ffh gene encoding signal recognition particle protein, producing the protein MFEELTNRFDAIFKKLRGRGKLNEENIAEAVRDVKRALLEADVNYRVVKKFSAAVQEKALGSDVLQSITPGQQFVKLVYDELASLMGGSARQIKLHTNRLNIIVVAGLQGSGKTTACAKMALHFRKKGHRPMMVACDTYRPAAVDQLQTLGKSLGVPVYSEKSSRPVEIAANAIKQAEAENISLLIIDTAGRLHIDEEMMAELKEICSLSKPDEIFFVADAMTGQDAVNVAQQFHQEIKFTGVILTKLDGDARGGAALSILDITGVPVLFVGVGEKPDAFEVFHPERMVSRILGMGDIVSLVERAQETVDIEKSRKLEKKIRKNNFTLQDFLDQLRQIKKMGPLSDLLAMIPGIGGALKNTEVDNGAMNKIEAIICSMTMLEREKPQLIDGSRKRRIASGSGTTVQDVNKLLKQFDSMKQMMKRMNKIAGKRGQAAAFRSLSPF; encoded by the coding sequence ATGTTTGAAGAACTTACCAATAGATTTGACGCCATTTTCAAGAAGCTCCGTGGACGCGGTAAGCTTAATGAGGAAAACATCGCCGAGGCTGTGCGTGATGTCAAGAGGGCACTGCTGGAGGCTGATGTCAATTATCGTGTAGTTAAGAAGTTCAGCGCGGCTGTTCAGGAGAAGGCTCTTGGAAGTGATGTTTTACAGAGCATTACACCCGGACAGCAGTTCGTTAAACTTGTCTATGATGAACTTGCTTCTCTTATGGGTGGTTCTGCCCGTCAAATTAAGCTGCACACAAACAGGCTTAATATAATCGTTGTAGCTGGTCTTCAGGGATCTGGTAAAACCACTGCCTGCGCTAAAATGGCACTACATTTCAGGAAAAAAGGTCATCGCCCGATGATGGTTGCCTGTGATACTTACAGGCCTGCGGCAGTTGATCAGCTCCAGACTCTTGGGAAATCTTTAGGTGTTCCTGTTTACTCAGAAAAATCATCAAGGCCTGTAGAGATAGCAGCTAATGCCATAAAGCAGGCCGAAGCTGAAAACATCTCTCTTCTTATTATTGACACGGCCGGACGGCTCCATATCGACGAAGAGATGATGGCGGAACTGAAAGAGATCTGTTCTCTTTCCAAACCCGATGAGATCTTTTTTGTGGCTGATGCCATGACTGGGCAGGATGCGGTGAATGTGGCCCAGCAGTTTCACCAGGAGATTAAATTTACAGGGGTGATCCTCACAAAGCTCGATGGTGATGCTCGCGGGGGTGCCGCACTGTCAATTCTTGATATTACCGGTGTACCGGTTCTGTTCGTGGGTGTGGGTGAGAAACCCGATGCTTTTGAGGTATTCCATCCCGAAAGAATGGTTTCCAGAATTCTCGGAATGGGTGATATTGTCTCTCTTGTGGAAAGAGCACAGGAGACAGTTGATATCGAAAAAAGCAGGAAACTCGAAAAGAAAATACGGAAAAACAACTTTACACTTCAGGATTTCCTCGATCAGTTAAGACAGATAAAGAAGATGGGCCCCCTCAGTGACCTTCTGGCTATGATTCCCGGAATAGGCGGAGCTCTTAAAAATACTGAGGTGGATAATGGAGCGATGAACAAAATCGAGGCGATTATCTGCTCCATGACCATGTTAGAGCGTGAAAAACCGCAGTTGATTGATGGCAGCAGGAAGCGCAGAATAGCATCAGGGAGCGGTACCACAGTTCAGGATGTAAATAAACTGCTCAAGCAGTTTGATTCGATGAAACAGATGATGAAAAGGATGAATAAGATTGCAGGAAAACGGGGACAGGCTGCGGCTTTCAGAAGTCTGTCTCCTTTTTAA
- a CDS encoding glutamine synthetase type III — MSIRNEVTQRIEPVIVRKTGIPVQVSTYYGENTFSEMTMKRMISEETFESFKRWQEEGTVITMAQADEIAHAMKEWSISKGATSYTHWFQPMTGLTAEKHDSFISLSNDGNVIEKFTGSKLIQGEPDASSFPSGGIRATFEARGYTAWDPSSPAFITSVDSGKILCIPSIFISYTGDALDKKLPLLRSDAALNKACLNLLRLFGRTDVTSVVPTCGAEQEYFLIDEAYYRMRPDLMLTGRTLIGAASPKGQQLEDQYFGSIKERVLNYMHEVAEEAYRLGIPVTTRHNEVAPHQFEFAPVFERSNLAADHNQLLMDIMKKIARRHGLVCLLHEKPFAGVNGSGKHLNWSVADDKGNNLLNPGDTPEGNLLFLTMLSAVIHAAFKHSGLLRAAVASAGNEHRLGANEAPPAIVSIYLGEQLTKIVNMLESGKMEKASRQDLIDLGVKLLPKFIRDTTDRNRTSPFAFTGAKFEFRALGSSMNISTSIAIINTIVADSVSIITEQIKAELSSGKDFNKTVLKVLSGIIKESKPILFEGNNYSDEWVKEAEKRGLPNIASSAEALKAFISPDTVELFKKHNVFSSVELQSRYTIWLEMYEKVVEIEARTLLEMVNTLVLPTAYQYQADMADGLNLLKDLSDSGSVKFVDGALDDRKEALAKLTADIYYIRKNIRELERILEKTSSMDLESRAACYFSELKPHMEHIRRHVDALENAMPDSSWLLPKYREMLFIS, encoded by the coding sequence ATGAGTATCCGCAATGAAGTAACTCAGAGAATAGAACCGGTCATTGTCCGGAAAACAGGTATTCCAGTACAGGTTTCAACCTACTATGGTGAGAATACTTTCAGTGAAATGACTATGAAGAGAATGATTTCTGAGGAGACTTTCGAATCTTTTAAGCGCTGGCAGGAGGAAGGCACCGTAATCACCATGGCTCAGGCCGATGAGATTGCGCATGCAATGAAAGAGTGGTCTATCTCAAAAGGCGCAACATCTTACACCCACTGGTTTCAGCCTATGACAGGCCTGACTGCAGAAAAACACGATTCCTTTATCAGTCTTAGCAATGACGGAAATGTAATCGAGAAATTTACTGGCAGTAAACTAATTCAGGGAGAACCCGATGCATCATCTTTCCCATCGGGAGGAATTCGGGCGACTTTCGAAGCCAGAGGCTATACTGCCTGGGATCCATCTTCTCCGGCTTTCATCACCTCGGTTGACAGCGGTAAAATCCTCTGTATACCATCTATATTCATATCCTACACAGGTGATGCGCTCGATAAGAAACTGCCGCTGCTTCGCAGTGATGCCGCATTGAATAAAGCCTGTCTGAATCTTCTTCGCCTTTTCGGCCGCACAGATGTAACAAGTGTGGTCCCCACATGCGGAGCTGAGCAGGAATACTTTCTTATCGATGAGGCTTATTACCGCATGAGGCCCGATCTTATGCTCACTGGGCGCACTCTTATAGGAGCAGCTTCTCCGAAAGGTCAGCAGCTTGAAGATCAGTATTTCGGTTCCATAAAAGAACGTGTGCTCAACTACATGCATGAGGTCGCGGAGGAAGCCTACAGGCTCGGTATCCCGGTAACAACCAGACACAATGAAGTAGCACCTCATCAGTTCGAGTTTGCTCCTGTCTTTGAGCGCTCCAACCTCGCTGCAGATCATAACCAGCTACTGATGGATATCATGAAGAAGATTGCGCGCAGGCATGGTCTGGTTTGTCTGCTGCATGAGAAACCTTTTGCAGGTGTAAATGGCAGCGGAAAACACCTGAACTGGTCTGTTGCGGATGACAAAGGAAACAATCTGCTTAATCCCGGAGACACACCTGAGGGGAATCTCCTCTTTTTAACAATGCTCAGCGCTGTGATTCATGCTGCTTTCAAACACTCCGGCCTGCTGCGCGCAGCCGTGGCCAGTGCCGGCAATGAACACAGACTTGGCGCCAATGAAGCGCCGCCGGCAATTGTAAGTATCTATCTCGGCGAACAACTGACAAAAATTGTCAATATGCTTGAGAGCGGTAAGATGGAAAAGGCTTCCAGGCAGGATCTTATCGATCTTGGTGTCAAACTTTTACCCAAATTTATCCGTGATACAACAGACCGTAACCGGACATCACCCTTTGCCTTTACAGGTGCAAAGTTCGAGTTCAGGGCTCTTGGAAGTTCCATGAATATCTCCACCTCCATAGCCATCATAAACACCATCGTAGCGGACTCGGTAAGTATTATTACAGAACAGATTAAAGCCGAACTCTCTTCCGGTAAAGATTTCAATAAAACCGTTCTGAAAGTACTCTCCGGGATTATTAAAGAATCAAAGCCGATACTTTTTGAAGGTAATAACTACTCAGATGAATGGGTAAAAGAGGCGGAAAAACGCGGGCTGCCAAATATCGCATCCTCAGCTGAGGCATTGAAGGCTTTTATCAGTCCCGATACTGTGGAGCTTTTTAAGAAGCATAATGTTTTCTCCAGCGTTGAACTGCAGTCAAGATATACGATCTGGCTGGAAATGTATGAGAAGGTAGTGGAAATTGAGGCTCGTACTCTTCTGGAGATGGTAAACACTCTTGTACTTCCTACGGCCTATCAATATCAAGCCGATATGGCAGACGGCCTGAATCTTCTCAAGGATCTCTCCGATTCAGGTTCGGTTAAATTTGTGGACGGGGCACTTGATGACAGAAAAGAAGCACTCGCCAAGTTGACTGCCGATATTTATTACATCCGTAAAAATATCAGGGAATTGGAAAGAATTCTGGAAAAGACCAGTTCCATGGATCTGGAATCCAGAGCAGCCTGTTACTTCTCTGAACTCAAACCTCACATGGAACATATCCGGCGCCATGTTGATGCACTGGAGAATGCGATGCCCGACTCATCCTGGCTGCTTCCAAAATACAGGGAAATGCTTTTTATCAGTTGA
- a CDS encoding nucleoside deaminase yields MNHNIFMNRAYQEAMRAFDEGEVPVGAVIEKDGNIIGRGYNRVESLSDATAHAEIIAISAASSKLSTWRLSDCTIYVTAEPCLMCLGALVLSRIKTIVYGTGEPRTGAIQSHYYRQQIERSFGYFPEVISGIMEYECAQMMSSFFKQVRADKNNSSRKN; encoded by the coding sequence ATGAACCACAATATTTTTATGAACCGTGCTTACCAGGAAGCCATGAGAGCCTTTGATGAAGGGGAAGTACCTGTCGGAGCAGTCATCGAGAAAGACGGCAACATAATAGGTAGAGGCTACAACAGGGTTGAGAGCCTTTCTGATGCAACCGCTCATGCCGAAATCATCGCCATCAGCGCCGCCTCTTCAAAACTCTCAACCTGGAGACTCTCTGATTGCACAATATATGTCACTGCCGAACCCTGCCTGATGTGCCTTGGGGCACTGGTACTTTCCAGGATAAAAACCATTGTATACGGGACCGGAGAACCACGCACCGGAGCCATCCAATCACATTACTACCGTCAGCAAATAGAACGCTCATTTGGCTACTTCCCTGAGGTAATCAGCGGAATCATGGAATATGAGTGCGCACAAATGATGTCCTCTTTTTTCAAACAAGTAAGAGCTGACAAGAACAACAGTTCCCGCAAAAATTAA